CGGAGTAATATCATACCATCTCAACACACTCCCTGTACCGTGAGCAATCCTCGAGAAGTGCCCGCGACTGATAGTAGTATATCCCATATTTGCCGACGAGGTGATTAGAGCTCCAAGTCCTGCAACATTCTCGGAAGTGATGTTGGAGAGGGTCCTGCTTGCAGAGATACTCCCGGTGGTTCCGAAGAGCCTGCCTGATCCTTCAACAAGATATCCTGTGGATCCAAGAGAAATCTGCTGTCCATTGAGGTTGAGGTCGCTTTCGAGTACAAAATTCCCGGCTATGGAGAGAGCCGAACCAAGTACAGGCGCAGAACCTGAAGAGACCAAAAGATTGTTTACTGCCGGTGTGCCACTAAAATTCAATTCGTTTCCCAGATTCCACTTGTAGGCACCTGCATTTTGAGTGTTATCAGGAGCGGTACCGAGACTCCAGTTCGCAGAGTTTGTCCAGGCAGTGCTTTCAGAACCGATCCAGGTATTGTAAGCATAGGAAGTCACACGATCAGTTGCCGGTTCCATATTTACCATGGTTCCGTTCTGTGCGTTTGAAGAGAGATCATAAACCGTAGTGCCTTCTCTTTCTTCGAAACGATAGTATGCCTTCAGGTTGGTTTCATCACCTCTGAGGGGACGCATCATATTGTCCCTGATCTCCTGAGCCGAGCGGGCAACCGACCAGATTCTAACTTCATCCACCTTACCAAGGAAATAATTATCTACGATCCCTATCCTGAAGTCTGTTGTGTTTACCGGCGTTTTACCCGAGGCACCTGTATAATTCATCTCCTCTTTCCCGTTTACATACAAACGGTAATTGGTGCCATCAAAAGTAGTTGCAATGTGATTCCACCGGTTCATTGTGAGTGGATTACTGGTGGTAAGTTCGCTGTACCAGGTGGTGCCGTTACCAAATCCAAAGTGAACATTCAGTCCGTATGTATAAATACTTGGAGTTCTGGAGGGTGGTGACCCCGGATGATAGCCAATTATACCGCGATACTGCAACGATGCATCAGTTGGATAGATCCATACTTCCTCCGTGAAAGATGATCCAATGGCAGTACTGAGAGTTGCAGAAATGTATTCAGCTCCGTCAAAATCAATTGCATGCGTTGGATCCGCGAAACAACCTGAGGCTTTCCAGACCGGACCGCTGACAAGGTTACCATCGGTAGTACCGCCGGTTTTATTATCAGAAACAGTGGTTCCCAAACCGTTACTCATTTTGTAGTAAACAAGAAGGCTGTCTTCACTACCGGTCAGTTCTTTATACATGTACCTTTTTATTTCTTCGGCAGTTCTGCCCGTTTTCCAGAACCTGAACTCGTCTATTTTCATATTCGCGCTTCCATCGCCAGACCAGTTACTTTTACCGATAAAGTTTGATGAACGGGATATAGCCCTTAGACCGCTTGTTGCAACTTCCCCTATGAGCAATCCGTTCATATACATTCTGGCATACCCGCTGGAACAAGCCAACGCAATGTGCGTCCATTGATTCAGGGGTATTTGTGTATTTCCCGAAACCCCGCTTGTGAACAGATTGTTATTGTAAATTTCAAACCGGGGATACTCATTAGTCCCCCGCAACGAGAGAATCACATTGTTTGAACTGGGGCCGTTGGCAAAGTCAATG
The nucleotide sequence above comes from Ignavibacteria bacterium. Encoded proteins:
- a CDS encoding T9SS type A sorting domain-containing protein, with product MKRISLILFVLLAFSGHLLAQIGGYAVDLDGTDDYIDLPDGVYFDDNTYTIEAWVYLRDAGFQKRLIDFANGPSSNNVILSLRGTNEYPRFEIYNNNLFTSGVSGNTQIPLNQWTHIALACSSGYARMYMNGLLIGEVATSGLRAISRSSNFIGKSNWSGDGSANMKIDEFRFWKTGRTAEEIKRYMYKELTGSEDSLLVYYKMSNGLGTTVSDNKTGGTTDGNLVSGPVWKASGCFADPTHAIDFDGAEYISATLSTAIGSSFTEEVWIYPTDASLQYRGIIGYHPGSPPSRTPSIYTYGLNVHFGFGNGTTWYSELTTSNPLTMNRWNHIATTFDGTNYRLYVNGKEEMNYTGASGKTPVNTTDFRIGIVDNYFLGKVDEVRIWSVARSAQEIRDNMMRPLRGDETNLKAYYRFEEREGTTVYDLSSNAQNGTMVNMEPATDRVTSYAYNTWIGSESTAWTNSANWSLGTAPDNTQNAGAYKWNLGNELNFSGTPAVNNLLVSSGSAPVLGSALSIAGNFVLESDLNLNGQQISLGSTGYLVEGSGRLFGTTGSISASRTLSNITSENVAGLGALITSSANMGYTTISRGHFSRIAHGTGSVLRWYDITPTTNTGLNATLVFNYNSLELGSVTESKLVLFKSTNSGTDWTKMNGTVDVDNNKVTLTAIDAFSIWTAADSDNPLPVELVNFSASVTGIKVFLNWETKTEIMNAGFEVERKTPGSQWQKIAFIEGHYTTNSPKYYSFTDQPSVNGTVFYRLKQIDTDGSFEYSAEIKVEFGLPTEFALYQNFPNPFNPETVISYAMPVTGEVNISIYNALGERIITLADGVQEAGNYKVSFKAENLPSGLYFCRMTSGKFTSTRKMMLLR